The segment taaataaataccataAAGCCAAACTCTAAGAATAAGACATATTGGGAATACTCTAACCAGAATAATTAAGTGTTCAGTTAGCTTGTTGGCTACCAGTGTGCAAGCAGAACAAGCTCAGACAGCTAATATTAGCTGATAATGTTGAATGAACTACGTTAGCTTGTGGTCTCTGACACACTGTGGAGCTGTAACAAAACATTCTCTGATTTTAAAATAACCAACAATTTTCTCTGTCGGAAAACATTCAGCAGTTTCATTTCCAACTTACATTTGTTCTCATGTCCCGCTTTGAGACGAAGCTTCTTCTGCTACTTGGTGCTAAAAGCCTGGTGCTTATGACGccatagcgccacctactggtaTAATATAATGACTGTTATTCATAATGACTTTTTAGGGCAGGGGCTCTTCGGCTCTGCAGGTCCATGGGATTGTGCATGGATCACATTTAAGGGTGCCTGCCCAAGCACCCTAAAAAGTTCCTAAAATCACCCCTGGGGCCGGAGTCATTCATAGCTTTCCAAAGAATACACCAAAGATTTATTACTCACCCACCTGCTCTGTTCAGTTGTGCTCTCACAATATTTGAAAAAGACTGAAATGCACCTTATACGGtagatttttgtctttgttactTGGTTAGTGACCCAAAAGCAATTTTCTTCTTATGATACAGTTACATTTATCCCTCAAGGGGAAGATCTCTGTGCTCCCTCTTTGCAGGCCCCGAAGCAGGTGCAGGTTAAGTATCAGATCTCAAGGATATCTGGGGATGTGTAGCCAGGGGCAGAGAGAAGACCAATATACCCTGCTCTGGCTGAAGAACTGCTgcctttattatattttaaaatatgtttattaaatTATGAAACTAAAATCCAAAAGCAGCTCACTAATGTactgaaagaagaaaagtggGGAATGGCGCAGGAATAACCCATTAAATGTCGAAATGGATCCAGATAAATGGGCGGAGCCAGcaatattttttacactttcctttttttaatacatatatatatatatatattgtgtttgaGGCATTTCAACTTTATTGACAGGACAGTAAGTGTGAACTgcggagaaaagaaaatgggggaggacatgcagcaggagTCATGCCAACTTTCTTTCACATGGCAACATAGGGCATGAGCCTTAGAGGAGTTATCCCATATGAAGGGGGTTGAGATATAATGACTATTAGTTCCTTATAcaggctctctctgaggtttctacatttttttcacCTGCTAAAAGGGtattttttggtagtttttccttacttacttgaggacagaggatgtcacacattgttaagccctatgagacaaattgggatttgCTTCATAGGGTCTTGATTGAAAACATTGGATGCTTCACTTCTATCAATAAACGTTCGCCATCTGCTAAAAACCCACATCAGTCAAAATCCACACAAGTTTGTACCCAGGACCAAGTCATATACTGTGACAGTCCGAATCCACCTgacttattttgaaatattcattGATGATATTCAACTGGAGAAAACCCCCCCACCTATATTCATTTTGCAATGACAACCTTTAAAAGATGAAGCCACAGAGCTGTTCTTCGGTACAAGAGGATGGAGCGTATTAATGCATCAACCGGAGAGAAATGGAATCAGCCATGCTGACTTCGAGGATAAGATCATGACCGCAGTGATTCTACACTTAAAACATGAACTATTCTCTTCTGCTTACTTTCATATCTGCATGGAATATTAGTGACAACAGAAGACTGCAGTCATCCGTCGGAGCTTCTAGGCAGCGCATTAGTGGGCTGCTAACCAGCCCCTGGAGGGAGACATGATTGAGAGCTGTTGTCAGTGTGAGGGCTCCCTCATGTCATGTGTCGCTGCACTGTGGAGGCTTCCTctcctacaaacacacactctccctggGACATCTCAATCAATACTCTGCCATCTCCAGATACatacacacttcctgtttgcaaagtacatgtgtgcatgtgaacaaACGGCATCAATGAAGGACACACAGCAGCCAGGAAATAGGTAACTTTaacaattttatttgtgaaaaacTACAAGCAAAATTCATAAATAGACATTTCTATTTGAAGCAGAGGAAAATGATCAGGTTAGCCTATAAGCGCAAAGTCGTGCACATGCCAGAAACATGTAGTATTTTAACATTATAAGCTAGACAAGGAGCTGTGATCTGCTGAAAATGCTGCATACATTTCCACACCAGGAACATAATGTGACCATTTCACAAGGGGAAACAATGACACATCAGCTAtaagtaaaacaaaagtaaaactggATTAAACAAAGAATGGATTATTGTACTGTCCCTAcatttttccccccatttttattttaaaccgAGCAATAACTTTAAAAGCATTGTACAATACATTGTTATAGGAAGAAATGAGTTTGTATAATACACTTAATTGGAAATTCACGGTTAAGGTTATACAGTCATTAAAACAAGCATTCTATATTTGGGTCTCTGACAAACAAAGCTAAAAAATGTAACCATCTTTACACAGTAAATTAAGGTTACTGGTCGCACACAAGAACAGAACTGCTTGCGCGGAAAGGAAACAGGAACAAAAGACTTCAGCTCTGATGCCATTATTCATAGTGTTTGCTTTTGCACCTTTTTAGAATTCTATTTACAAGCAATAATTCATATACTCAGCAAATGGCCATTTATCAATAATTTAACAATGAATCCTTCCTGTTGGAGTACTCAGTCAAGTGAACGGTTGCAGATAAGGCAGGTGAAGAGATGGCTTCTCAGGCCCATTTCTGACAGATTGCATCACAAAGCAGggttttattctcattaaaaCTCAGACAGAACATTTTCCCCTTTTGACTCAGAGgtcccactttttttttttttttttattacttctaTTCACATTGCTTTTCCTCACTTTGAACACTGATTCCATATTTGTAGGCAATAAAGTACATAATTACAAAGATAACCTTCAGTTTAAGAGCAGAACAAAAGTTATGAACAGACATCTCCTGGACATTCCTTACAACACAGGTGATTATCATCCATACGTGTGAACCTGCAGGGCTGTATTTCTAATGTCAACACAGATGAAATCCTGTCGCTCAGGAGTTTTCTGGGATGCATTTTCCTCAACTAACCTGGTTTTTGATGCTCTGGGAGCCTGTGTTATTCAGGGGCGGCGACATGTGCTGTGGTGGTccagcagagtgaagaggagatTTGCTGAGGCTTCAACTCAGCGGCACCAGACCTCTCATCTtcccacccactcactcacacacactcagtctgCTCCACATCACCTGCACGACGAGGCCACGGCCACCACTGAGAGCAGAGCCCAGAGGTTTCTTTAACTCTGCTCTGACCCTTCTCTGCCCAGATTTAGCCGCGCACAGAGACAAGTGGACAATAAGAACACCATTTACATGGATTATATTagtctttatttaaactgttaTTCATCTCACACATTAGATAATTGCATTTCAAATTGTTATTCATCTGTCTATGTATCATGTCATTATGAAATTCCTTTGGTccttcaataaataaaactaagaTATCATATACACATTTATTCTTTATACAATTTCATACAGTTAAAGAAAATTATGTTGGTCTAGTATCAGCTAATGTGGAAGTGAATTAAAACCCTTAAATAAGCCTTGCTGTTCTAAAAATTGAAAAGAGCAATTAAGTTTTATTAACTACTGCAACATTATTTTTTGCCTTCAATGACAGGAGtcttaaattaataaaaaaataaacacaagtcaATTGAATTGTCAATCTTTGTaacttgtttgtgtctttgtactTGTTTTGTGGGATTTATCAGGTTGAAAAAGTGAAGATTCAAAGTTGTCTTCAGGACcaccaacaaaataaatgaactcGATTCACAACAGCTTGACACAACAGGTCTGTTTTTACAGTTCAATATGGTTTGACCAAGTGGAACTACGCGGAACCCTCCTTCAGTCACAACAGAATAAAACCGTCTGGCTCAAGAGATGAGAGAATAGCTCTACCTTCTGCCAGGAAACTCAATATGTAAGTATGGGATGCAGAAAAATATCAACAGCTTTTAGTGTTTTACACAACAGCCTACACTGTACAGTTAAGGACATAAGATACTGTATAAGAGATCTGCTATAGCATACTAAATCATAGACAGTCTAGTTGAAAACGTCAGGTGGTTTTCTTCTGACGCACATTGACCTGTACAGAACAAGCAGACGGACCTGATGGAGGTCCAGACAGTGTTCAGAGTGAGACAGTGTTGTAGAGAAAAGTGAATGAGAATTTGATTCATCAGCACTTTGTCACATTGAGTGAATGGGCAATCCCAGATCTGCAAAACCGCTTCACAGTGTATCtagcaccagtgtgtgtgtttgtgtgtgtgtgtgtgtgtgtgtatgtgtgtctgtctgtgactcgAGTCATGTCCTATCATTTTCAAACTGTAAGAAAAACACCAGAGGAACGATCGATCGGCAGAGCTACACAGCAAAGCATCAACATAAAAAGGAGAATATCAAAGTATACAGGTGCAACAGGTAATAAATAAGGGTAATAATAgtttaaagttattaaaatgatGGTGGTTATTGTGCCCAGCGAAGAATTcttctttacaaaaacaaaaaaaaaagtcgacTTGGCCTCACATCCAcgtacaaatataaaacaatacataCAAGTGTCTGGATGCTACCGCAGGGGGCGTTTGGGATGGGGGCATTACTCTTTGTAGAGCAACTCTCCTCGCCTGTGCCACGGTTGTAACCACGAGGGAAGTCCTCCAAGCAGGGCGTTTGTTTTCCCTGACAGAAGCATCGCACTGTTCCTCTCAGGCAACCAGATCCTCTCTGCATCCAGGGGTGGCTCATGGAATGGAGGCAGGGCAGCAATGGGAAAAGGTGAAATCTCTCCCCCTATGGGATCCATAGTGTCCAAAACGTGGGGGGAAAAGGGGTAGTGGCGCAGGGTGAAGACTGTGGGGAAGGAATGAGGCGGGACCCTCAGAACGACTCGTCATGCCCCACAGAGAGATCCCCTTTAGGCGTAGAGGCGCGTGACGAGCCCTTGTCCATGCTCTCGGAGCCGGAGCTCTGGTGCTGCTGTTCAGAGCCCGCGCTGGACGTGATGGTGGATGAGGACGTGGAGGAGGAGCGGGTCTTCTCCTTAAAGTCTGTTATAATGACCGTCACATTCCCTACGGTAATGGCCAACTGCTGGGCGGTGCTCCGGTCGATGTTCTTCAGTTTGGGTCTGAGGggcagacagaagaagagagaaaaagaaaagaacaaaaattaATGACCAAAAAGGCCAAccacaatatgtgtgtgtttcagcaacAACAAGACAGAGGCTGCCAGCACTGTGGGGGTGGTTACACTAAATTGCTAAATTCATTGTGTGACACATGAACAGTCAGAACAAGTGTATATAAAGTGAGAGTGGGTGTTTAGTGTAAAAGATCATTTGTGAATCATTTGAGGTTTCCCACCAGCCTGGTGCTATATGAGTTTCTCTGAACAGAGGTGCTGAGAAGCCATagatgtgaaagtgtgtgttctgTGAGAAATGCTGCTACACACCTGGAAATGTGAGAGTTCTTGTTGGTCTTGGTTGCTGATTTTCCAGACTGTATGCTGTGTTTGTCACTGGGTGGGCTCTGGTGGTTGTCTGATTTGggtctggaagaaaacaacatacACAACAGGTGAGGACAAAACCAACACAAGGGACAAGATCCAGATGGATGAAAGTTTGACATTTCCGCTGACCTGGTCTTTTTGCTGTTGGGCTTCTTTGTAATGGCCGGGATGATGTCCTTCTCTCTGTCGGGTTTGTCTTTGATTGGCTGTTCCATGTCGCTCTTGTCCTTCTCAGGGGTGTCTCCCTCTGGCCTCATGCTCTCTGGACGCTCGCTCTCCGGACGCTCGCTCTCCGGGCGCCCCTCGCCATTGGCACGCTCGCCTTCTGGACGCTCACACTCCGGACGCCCCTCGCCAATGGCATGCTCGCCCTCCGGACGCCCGCCCTCTGGACGCTCGCCCTCCGGACGCCCCTCGCCATTGGCACGCTCGCCTTCTCCGTCTGGGCGCTCCTTCTCTGTGCGCTCGCTCCTCTCCCTTCGCTCCTTCTTGGGTGGGGGAGGCATCGGGTATTGCTGAGCCACCTGCTGGGCAACCAGCTGGGAGTTGATCCGGGGTTTCCTGTGGAGGGAATCCAAGGCACAAACATGGATTAGCCTCATAGCAGAGCTGCGAGGTGACAGTGGCGACGTAGTGACACGGTTAAACAGCGGCTGACAAAGAGAGGCGACTGAACCTAGAGGAGGGCTGCgcccagctgctgctgaggtaGCTTTATGTGGACGCTTCCTGATGGAGCAGCTCTGTTTTGAGGGCTAATCTCATTAGTTCACTGctgtaataaaatgaatgcacaGGATCACAAGGTGGGACATTTGCAGCACGTCACTTAGGTCCTCTAATCTGATTACTGCAGGGTTGGCCCCATTCGTCACAGACTGAGATTCAGGTTGACATGGTGAAGCTGCTCCACACACTGAGCTCACTAGAAACCACAGAGCCATTCCGTCTCCCCTGTTTGACTAATTTACTCATTTTCAAACACAtacaccaacaaacacacaccataaCCTCTTTTGAGTTTGATCCGTCTTACTCAGCAATGACAATAAATGCCAGGAAGATTAATGTCACATGAAACTTTTAAAAGAATCCCACGGATTTCCTAAAACTGGCAGTTCACATAAATCTATCCTTTTCTATGGTCTGTCACCCCTGAACTGAGGCAGACATGCAAGCAAGAGCAGCATCTTGCTCTATCCGCTGTGCAGATGAACAGGGCCTGAAGTTTCGAGGCAAAATGCTAAATCAAAGTCCAACCACCTGAgcataaacacacgcacacacacctacagtatAATGGACACCAGCTGGCAGCATCTGGGAGGGAAACTGAGGACCtcggggagagagaggatgactgCAGTCTTCCACAGACTCAGACGAGACCTAACTGTAGCCAGCAACATGGATGATCACAGGCCAGTGCTGGGCAAGCATGGTGAGGACTACACCACAagtgtgctcacacacacacacacacacacacacacacacacacacacacacacacacacagacacacacttgaaaAGATTAGCGTGCAAGCACACAGCCTGGCACGGCTCGATGGCCACTCAGGAGGCCTTTCAACAGGAACCCAACAAGTTATACTCGCTAGCTGAGCATAACTCAATCCTTCCAAAACCAATTCCAGTTTTGGCAGGAGGATATTTAGTG is part of the Hippoglossus hippoglossus isolate fHipHip1 chromosome 5, fHipHip1.pri, whole genome shotgun sequence genome and harbors:
- the rybpb gene encoding RING1 and YY1-binding protein B isoform X2, with the protein product MGDKKSPTRPKRQAKQTADDGYWDCSVCTFRNTAEAFKCSICDVRKGTSTRKPRINSQLVAQQVAQQYPMPPPPKKERRERSERTEKERPDGEGERANGEGRPEGERPEGGRPEGERANGEGRPESERPESERPESMRPEGDTPEKDKSDMEQPIKDKPDREKDIIPAITKKPNSKKTRPKSDNHQSPPSDKHSIQSGKSATKTNKNSHISRPKLKNIDRSTAQQLAITVGNVTVIITDFKEKTRSSSTSSSTITSSAGSEQQHQSSGSESMDKGSSRASTPKGDLSVGHDESF
- the rybpb gene encoding RING1 and YY1-binding protein B isoform X1 — protein: MGDKKSPTRPKRQAKQTADDGYWDCSVCTFRNTAEAFKCSICDVRKGTSTRKPRINSQLVAQQVAQQYPMPPPPKKERRERSERTEKERPDGEGERANGEGRPEGERPEGGRPEGEHAIGEGRPECERPEGERANGEGRPESERPESERPESMRPEGDTPEKDKSDMEQPIKDKPDREKDIIPAITKKPNSKKTRPKSDNHQSPPSDKHSIQSGKSATKTNKNSHISRPKLKNIDRSTAQQLAITVGNVTVIITDFKEKTRSSSTSSSTITSSAGSEQQHQSSGSESMDKGSSRASTPKGDLSVGHDESF